The Maridesulfovibrio salexigens DSM 2638 region GTGTTGGGAAAAACCATACGCCATTCACGTTTAGGTAATTCTTGAATAGTAAAACGGGACCAGTCCACATTTGCTAAGTCAGAAGTTTCTTTGCCTTCTTCAAAAGCTAAGCCTCCGTTTTTATGGAAAAGATCTTTAAGAATGGTGTAATCATCAATGTAATAGCGCATCTTGTCACGGACTACCATTCGTATTGCGGCATAGCGGGTGCGAACTTCGTGTAGCGGAATGCCGTATTCTTCTCCGGTAACAGGGGGAGAGACTGTTTTATCTATGTGTTCCCGAATTGTTTCCAAGCCTTTCCAGTCCGGTAAGTATTTTTTATCGAACATGGCTGTGCTACGTACAACCCATGCCGGGTAACGGCTGTGAATATAGTTTGGAGAATCTTTTTCCGTTCCTCCTGAAATATCGGCATTGCCCTTTTCTACGTTCAGCAGTGCTCGTTTGAAGGGATAGTATTTTGTTTCGACTTTTATCCCTTGATCCGTAAATATTTCTTTCATTAAATCATGGTAAAGACCGGTCCCATTGCGGTTGGTTACACCTTTCCATTCCTGCGTGTGATATTGAATAATATTGGGGTTTAATTCTTGTGCCGCTGCGGAAGTTAGTGTCGAAAAAACACAAAGAGCTAAGAATATAAGCAGGTTGCTTATACGTTTGAAATTGGGATTAATGGAGAGGGAACACATGCTTATTTTATTCCACTGTACTTATGAATAAGCAAGTATAATTCACGAAAAAAGGCGAAACCGGATTTCCAGTTTCGCCTTTTTGATTGTATAAAGTTTAAAATTACCAGCTGTTACGAACTCGTACGCCTTGAGCAGCCATGTGGTCTTTAAGCTGTGGAATAGTGTAATCTCCGTAGTGGACAATGGAAGCGATGAGCGCGGCAGTGGCTCGGCCTTCGGTTACGGCCTCAACCATGTGCTGCGGATTACCTGCGCCGCCGGATGCGATAACGGGTATCTGAACACTCTCGGCTACCAGACGAGTCAGCTCAAGGTCGTAACCGGTTTTTACGCCATCGGCATCAATGGAGTTGAGGCAGATTTCACCTGCGCCGAGGGATTCCCCGGTCTTGGCCCATTCAAGGGCATCAATGCCCATGTATTTGCGGCCGCCGTTGATGACGATCTCGAAACCGGAAGGAATTTTCTCAGATTTCTCAACACGTTTTACATCCATGCCGAGCACGATGCACTGGGAGCCGAATGCTGCGGCACCTTCGCTGATGATGTCCGGGTTCTTAACTGCACCGGAGTTCACGGAAACTTTTTCTGCTCCGGCGAGGAGTACATCGCGCATATCCTGCACTGAGTTAATGCCGCCGCCCACGGAGAAGGGGATGAAGATTTCGGAAGCTACACGTTCAACCACATCGAGGAAAATACCGCGACCTTCGGAAGATGCAGTGATGTCGTAGAAGACGATTTCATCCGCACCCTGCTCGTAGTAGAGGCGGGCGGTTTCCACGGGATCTCCGATATCGACATTGCCTTTAAATTTAATGCCCTTGGTGAGGATTCCGTTCCTTACATCGAGGCAGGGGATGACTCTTTTACTAAGCATCGGAAACCTCCTTGCAGTATTCATAGAAATTGGAGAGCAGTTTCAGACCGGGACGTCCACTCTTTTCAGGGTGGAACTGAACAGCCCAAAGCCCTTCACGGCCGTGCAGGGAACAGAAAGGACGGCCATAAATGGTTTCACCGATGATGTATTTTTCTTCGGGTGCCGGATAGTAGCTGTGTACGAAATAGAAATGTGCTTCAGGATCAATGTCCTTGAAAAGGATACAGTCCTGCTTGAGCTCAATCTGGTTCCAGCCCATATGGGGCACGCGAATGGGCACGCCTTCGTAATCTTCCCATGAAGGGTTGAAAAGGCGGCATTCGCCGGGAATTACGGAAAGAGCCTGAGTGTCGTTTTCTTCGCTGTAGTCCAGCAGGATCTGGCAGCCTACACAGATGCCGAGCAGCGGTTTTTTCTGCTGCACGAGGTCTTTAAGAAGTTCATCCAGTCCGCCGGATGTGAGTTCATCCATGGCCTGGCCTGCAGCTCCGACACCGGGAAAGATGATGCCTGTGGCTTTGGACAGGACTTCCTTATCAGAAGTGATCTGGTTTGGAATGCCCAGTTTGTTCAGCGCGCGCTGTACACTGGTTTGGTTTCCGGCCTTGTAGTCAAGAATAGCCAGCATGAGAGGGGCCCCCTTCTGTTTGTTAAATACTTATTGAACCGCAGAAGTCTGTAACTTTAATGAGGGTATATTTCCCGGATGCAGAAATGTATCCGAAAGAACGGCTGCCTTAAGGCGGCAGTATATAACGGTTCTGTTCTATATATAGGAGCTAGTCAAAAAAACGAAGGAAAACAAGTGAAAATGTAGCTGGAATATATTTTTTTCAAAAAAAGAAAACAAGAAGGCAGTAAAATATTATTTTGCCATTATACGCAGATACAGATCGCCCTTGAATGGACCTAGTTTGCGGCCCTGACCTTTCAGGCGAATAGGTCGTCCGATAACGAAATCGCGGGGCAGGGTGATTTCAAGGGTTTTGCTTTTTTTGCGGATGCCCTGTTGCAGAGTGATGCGCACGGTCCGGCCGGGATGGAGTGCAGAGGCCGGGAAGTAGACAGTCTGTTCGTCATCAAGCTGGCCCTTAAACCAGCCCTTTATCCCTGATCCGAGACCGGAGGAAACATCTACAGAGGTGCTTTTATCGCCCCAGTTTACATTCAGCTTGCGTTCTTTGATTGGTGCGGAGGGTTTGCGGAAAGGCTTATCTTTACTGATCTGGCTGTAGATGTCTTCAAAAACCTGCCGCGCAAAAGGGTCGTTTAAAATATCCTTGAGCACGTCTTCTTCTTTTTGGAAAAAGTAACGGCTTTGCTGGGCACTGGATGTACCGTTGCTTCGGGCTTCCGATTTGGCCTTGGATTGCTGCGCCCGGTAGGCACTGGCACCTTCGCGGGCGGTTTTGCGGTCTGACTGGGACTTGAAGTTAGATTTTTGGCTGGTGTATGAACGTTTTTCCGCAGAAGTTTTTCCGGCTCCGGTGTTTCCGGCTACATTTTTAAGAAACACGTATGCTTCATTAAGTTCGCGGAATTTCTTAGCGGCATCAGGGCTGGGGTTTAAGTCCGGGTGCATGCTGAAAGCCAGCTTGCGAAAAGAACGTTTGATGTCCTCTTCGCTGGCGTTAGGTCCGACTTTTAAAATGCTCTGTGCCTGTCTTGTGTTCATAGCAGCAATTAATCTTCGTCAGTAATCAGTGCGTTGGGTGCAACATCAGGATCGTGCTGGCGCAGTCCTTCGGCGCGGATGTATTCTTTGCCTTCTTCAACAAACTTGGCGTGTCCGGCTTCTTTGTTTACGCCGGGACAGTATTCCTGAATCATTTCCCAGCTCATCTCATCAATGAGATTGCCACGGAAAAATGGCCAGGCACGGCAGATGTCCGGGCGTCCGGGATGGACCCCGCAACCTTCATTGAAAAATACACAGAATCCGTCCTCGCGTGACTGGAGGCGGATTTTTCCGTTAACGGTTTCACTGTGTTTTTCAATCAATTCCTGTTCGGAGATGCCGAGGTGATCGGCGAGACGATTGCGGTCCTTGGCGGTCATGATGATACCGCCTTCGCCTTGGCAGCAGTGGCCGCACATCTGGCATTCAAAAGCCTTGCTCATTATTTATTGCCTGCTAAATTTTTATGGTCAACCATTATGCAACGGTCTTCGATTACGGTGATGTCTTTGCCGGAGAACAGTTCGCGTGCTTCGGGGCTGAAAATATCCTGCTGCATCCAGAAACATTTGGGCAGTGTTTCCAGCTCCAGCACTTCTCTGGCGTGGTCCGCAC contains the following coding sequences:
- a CDS encoding substrate-binding periplasmic protein encodes the protein MCSLSINPNFKRISNLLIFLALCVFSTLTSAAAQELNPNIIQYHTQEWKGVTNRNGTGLYHDLMKEIFTDQGIKVETKYYPFKRALLNVEKGNADISGGTEKDSPNYIHSRYPAWVVRSTAMFDKKYLPDWKGLETIREHIDKTVSPPVTGEEYGIPLHEVRTRYAAIRMVVRDKMRYYIDDYTILKDLFHKNGGLAFEEGKETSDLANVDWSRFTIQELPKREWRMVFPNTERGRMVREIFDAGFKRLYESGKLRELYAKWDLQDVMVQEIHPETNSTRQNPKK
- the hisF gene encoding imidazole glycerol phosphate synthase subunit HisF, which codes for MLSKRVIPCLDVRNGILTKGIKFKGNVDIGDPVETARLYYEQGADEIVFYDITASSEGRGIFLDVVERVASEIFIPFSVGGGINSVQDMRDVLLAGAEKVSVNSGAVKNPDIISEGAAAFGSQCIVLGMDVKRVEKSEKIPSGFEIVINGGRKYMGIDALEWAKTGESLGAGEICLNSIDADGVKTGYDLELTRLVAESVQIPVIASGGAGNPQHMVEAVTEGRATAALIASIVHYGDYTIPQLKDHMAAQGVRVRNSW
- the hisH gene encoding imidazole glycerol phosphate synthase subunit HisH, coding for MLAILDYKAGNQTSVQRALNKLGIPNQITSDKEVLSKATGIIFPGVGAAGQAMDELTSGGLDELLKDLVQQKKPLLGICVGCQILLDYSEENDTQALSVIPGECRLFNPSWEDYEGVPIRVPHMGWNQIELKQDCILFKDIDPEAHFYFVHSYYPAPEEKYIIGETIYGRPFCSLHGREGLWAVQFHPEKSGRPGLKLLSNFYEYCKEVSDA
- a CDS encoding J domain-containing protein, whose translation is MNTRQAQSILKVGPNASEEDIKRSFRKLAFSMHPDLNPSPDAAKKFRELNEAYVFLKNVAGNTGAGKTSAEKRSYTSQKSNFKSQSDRKTAREGASAYRAQQSKAKSEARSNGTSSAQQSRYFFQKEEDVLKDILNDPFARQVFEDIYSQISKDKPFRKPSAPIKERKLNVNWGDKSTSVDVSSGLGSGIKGWFKGQLDDEQTVYFPASALHPGRTVRITLQQGIRKKSKTLEITLPRDFVIGRPIRLKGQGRKLGPFKGDLYLRIMAK
- a CDS encoding YkgJ family cysteine cluster protein, with product MSKAFECQMCGHCCQGEGGIIMTAKDRNRLADHLGISEQELIEKHSETVNGKIRLQSREDGFCVFFNEGCGVHPGRPDICRAWPFFRGNLIDEMSWEMIQEYCPGVNKEAGHAKFVEEGKEYIRAEGLRQHDPDVAPNALITDED